The genome window GCTGGCAGTGCTGATCAAGGAGGGGCCGAGTCTGCGGGTGCTGTGGGCCTTCCTCCTCCAGCTCTGCGGCCATGTGCCCGGCGTGGTCTACGGGATCTACCGGGTGGTCAACGACTGACGGGCGCCGTCCCCCGGCCTGCCC of Phaeacidiphilus oryzae TH49 contains these proteins:
- a CDS encoding YqaE/Pmp3 family membrane protein, which gives rise to MLIKEGPSLRVLWAFLLQLCGHVPGVVYGIYRVVND